In a genomic window of Gloeothece verrucosa PCC 7822:
- a CDS encoding NAD(P)/FAD-dependent oxidoreductase: protein MTCTKLNLIKNNPKNSVHSTVVIGGGPAGLTAAYQLAKHGLKSVVLEKADKVGGIARTETYKGYRFDIGGHRFFTKVPEVQHLWQEVLGNDFIKVPRLSRIYYNKKFFSYPLEPLNALNNLGMIGSLRIMSSYLKIKLRPLPEEKNFEQWVTNRFGERLYQTFFKSYTEKVWGIPCTQIQADWAAQRIKGLSLKKAIINAFFGSNDTKTLIKEFDYPILGPGMMWERFEEKLNQKGSPVYLNTEVIKIEREDKRIKRILVQQEGKNFSIEGDNFISSMPISALIHRLDPLPPEAVLRAARSLKYRDFLIVALIIDQKHLFPDNWIYIHSPEFKVGRIQNFKNWSPAMVPDANKTCLGMEYFCSKGDQLWELSEKELIALASREVVNLGLVDSIDKVKDGTVIRQLKAYPVYDAEYTQHLAVLQDYLDSFENLQTIGRNGMHRYNNQDHSMLAGLLAAENIMGAKHDLWKVNTERSYQEEFVVKQSKTKTLTLASTK from the coding sequence ATGACTTGTACAAAATTGAACTTAATTAAAAATAACCCCAAAAACAGCGTCCATTCTACCGTAGTGATCGGAGGAGGCCCAGCAGGTTTAACTGCCGCTTACCAATTAGCTAAACATGGTTTAAAATCTGTCGTTTTAGAAAAAGCCGATAAAGTGGGAGGCATTGCCCGTACAGAAACCTACAAGGGCTATCGATTTGATATTGGCGGTCATCGCTTTTTTACCAAAGTGCCAGAGGTTCAACATTTATGGCAGGAAGTGTTAGGAAATGATTTTATTAAGGTGCCTCGTTTATCCCGCATTTATTACAACAAAAAGTTTTTTAGTTATCCCCTAGAACCCCTCAACGCGCTTAATAACTTAGGAATGATTGGGAGTTTGCGGATCATGTCTAGTTATTTAAAAATTAAATTACGTCCTCTTCCCGAAGAGAAAAATTTTGAACAATGGGTAACTAACCGTTTCGGTGAACGTCTTTATCAAACATTTTTTAAAAGTTATACGGAAAAAGTTTGGGGAATTCCTTGTACTCAAATCCAAGCAGACTGGGCGGCACAACGGATTAAAGGACTTTCATTAAAAAAAGCCATCATTAATGCTTTTTTTGGCAGTAATGATACAAAAACTCTCATCAAAGAATTTGACTATCCTATTTTAGGGCCAGGCATGATGTGGGAGCGCTTTGAAGAGAAATTAAATCAAAAAGGCTCACCAGTTTACTTAAATACAGAAGTTATTAAGATTGAAAGAGAAGACAAAAGAATTAAGCGTATTCTTGTTCAACAAGAAGGAAAAAATTTCTCTATTGAAGGAGACAATTTTATTTCAAGTATGCCGATTTCTGCTTTGATTCATCGACTTGATCCTTTGCCGCCTGAAGCAGTTCTTAGAGCAGCCAGAAGCCTTAAATATCGAGATTTTTTAATTGTTGCTCTCATTATTGACCAAAAACATCTATTTCCGGATAACTGGATTTATATTCACAGTCCAGAATTTAAAGTCGGACGAATTCAAAATTTTAAAAATTGGAGTCCGGCGATGGTTCCGGATGCCAATAAAACCTGTCTCGGAATGGAATATTTTTGTAGTAAAGGAGATCAACTTTGGGAGTTATCAGAGAAAGAGTTAATTGCTTTAGCCAGTCGTGAAGTGGTTAATTTAGGGTTAGTAGATAGCATTGATAAAGTTAAAGATGGTACAGTTATTCGTCAATTAAAAGCTTATCCCGTTTATGATGCTGAATATACTCAGCATTTAGCCGTGCTTCAAGACTATCTTGATAGCTTTGAAAATTTACAAACCATTGGCCGTAATGGAATGCACCGTTACAATAATCAAGATCACTCGATGTTAGCCGGTCTTTTAGCGGCAGAAAACATCATGGGAGCGAAACATGATTTATGGAAAGTGAATACAGAACGCTCTTATCAAGAAGAATTTGTTGTAAAACAATCAAAAACTAAAACTTTAACTTTGGCGAGTACAAAATAG
- a CDS encoding glycosyltransferase family 2 protein, translated as MENLLSNSFISVIIPVYNGGEGFHRCLESLATLDPCPLEIIVVVDGGTDESGKVAEDFGATVIRQPVNCGPATARNIGAKIAKGDILLFLDADVAVYSDILAKISQVWQNNPNLEALIGSYDENPGEANFLSQYKNLFHHYTHQQASEEASTFWGACGAIRRDVFLEIGGFDESYRRASIEDIELGYRLKAAGYSIRLCKYIQVKHLKRWTPLSLLKADIFYRAIPWTELIHRDQCLINDLNLQWSSRFSIVLTYSLLAAFLAALWLPKFFVVVFVLGLTLVGLNLSVYRFFKEKRGWTFTLKVLPWHWLYYFYSGFGFAVGTANYMIKNKYKKNLYNLALS; from the coding sequence ATGGAAAATTTGCTCTCTAATAGCTTTATATCTGTCATAATTCCAGTTTACAACGGCGGAGAGGGCTTTCATAGATGTTTAGAAAGTTTAGCAACTCTTGATCCTTGTCCCCTAGAAATTATTGTTGTCGTTGATGGTGGCACGGATGAGTCTGGTAAAGTTGCAGAAGATTTCGGAGCTACCGTGATTAGACAACCCGTTAACTGCGGTCCAGCCACAGCAAGAAATATAGGCGCAAAAATAGCTAAAGGCGATATTCTACTTTTTCTTGACGCAGATGTAGCGGTTTATTCGGACATTTTAGCAAAAATAAGTCAAGTTTGGCAAAATAACCCTAATTTAGAGGCTTTAATAGGTTCTTATGACGAAAATCCTGGAGAAGCTAACTTTTTATCTCAATATAAAAACCTTTTTCATCACTATACCCATCAACAAGCCTCTGAAGAAGCCTCAACATTTTGGGGTGCTTGTGGAGCAATTCGGCGTGATGTCTTTTTAGAAATAGGAGGATTTGACGAAAGTTATCGTCGTGCTAGTATTGAAGACATTGAATTAGGGTATCGACTTAAAGCCGCCGGCTATTCGATTCGACTTTGCAAGTATATACAAGTTAAGCATTTAAAACGCTGGACTCCTCTGTCTTTACTAAAAGCTGACATTTTTTACCGCGCCATTCCTTGGACAGAGTTAATTCATCGTGATCAATGTTTAATCAACGATCTCAATCTACAATGGTCGAGTCGATTCAGTATTGTTTTAACTTATAGCTTATTAGCGGCGTTTCTGGCTGCGCTCTGGTTGCCTAAATTTTTCGTTGTTGTATTTGTTTTAGGTTTAACTTTAGTGGGCCTTAATCTCTCTGTTTATCGCTTCTTTAAAGAAAAACGTGGCTGGACTTTTACTCTAAAAGTTCTTCCTTGGCACTGGCTTTATTATTTTTACAGTGGTTTCGGTTTTGCAGTGGGAACAGCAAATTATATGATTAAAAATAAATATAAAAAAAATCTATATAATTTAGCTTTAAGTTAA
- a CDS encoding Ig-like domain-containing protein, with protein sequence MADITNSSILSLSALDSIPMAQNDSATSYKNFSITLLSSDLLKNDSDPNGASLKLTGVSNAVNGTVGLNSTGNIIFTPNYEFTGNAGFTYTVSNSYGATTTASVNVSVLNYTAGTTYYVSPTGNDKSAGTSPTQAWKTITKLNNINFKAGDRILFQGGATFSGNLSFNNRDVGTSAAPIIISSYGTGKAIINAGTGTGITAYNTGGYQISNLAIVGSGTGTNTGNGMNFYNDLANNTKLDYINISNVDVGGFKDSGIKIGSWNQNSGYRNVTVSNTIVHDNGISGLMTYAELPNSHENVNVDYVQAYNNFGTPGTWNGSGSGIVLGAVNTGKIEHSIAHDNGKLDDTGAGPVGIWTYDSNNMLIQYNESYNNRTGGTKDGGGFDFDQNVSNSIMQYNYSHGNDGAGYLLCQGVDNYSFTGNTVRYNISENDGRKNSYGGIYVYGRIVNTEVYNNTVFISPATTGNPKALKIENTAAATLDVSSLHLRNNIFQTTNGVQLVEVTAGQLNGSKDLLFQGNDYYSTGGAFKITWGSTTYDSLTNWQAATNQEKVSSQNVGLSVAPGLLNAGGGTTINNTYNLASLDAYKLGSTSPLINAGLNLNSNFGINTGLNDFYSSALPQGTGYDIGANEWK encoded by the coding sequence ATGGCAGACATTACTAACAGTTCTATATTGTCTCTTAGTGCATTAGATAGCATTCCTATGGCTCAAAACGATAGTGCGACGAGCTATAAAAATTTTAGTATTACTCTCTTATCTAGCGACTTACTCAAAAACGATAGTGACCCCAATGGTGCTTCTTTAAAACTTACGGGAGTGAGTAATGCTGTCAATGGAACTGTTGGCTTAAATAGTACGGGAAATATTATTTTCACTCCTAATTATGAATTTACTGGCAATGCGGGTTTTACTTATACTGTCAGTAATAGTTATGGAGCAACTACCACAGCAAGCGTCAATGTTTCAGTCTTAAACTATACGGCTGGAACTACATACTATGTCAGTCCAACAGGAAATGATAAAAGTGCTGGCACTTCACCTACTCAAGCCTGGAAAACTATTACTAAGCTTAATAATATAAATTTCAAAGCGGGTGATCGTATTCTCTTTCAAGGAGGAGCAACTTTTAGCGGCAACCTTTCTTTTAATAATAGAGATGTAGGTACAAGCGCGGCCCCCATTATTATTAGCTCCTATGGGACAGGAAAAGCCATCATTAATGCCGGCACCGGTACAGGCATTACAGCTTATAACACTGGAGGTTATCAGATTTCTAATCTTGCCATCGTTGGTTCTGGCACGGGTACTAACACCGGTAACGGGATGAATTTTTACAATGATTTAGCGAATAATACCAAGCTGGACTATATCAATATTAGTAATGTAGATGTCGGTGGTTTTAAAGACAGTGGTATAAAAATTGGTAGCTGGAATCAAAATAGCGGCTATCGCAATGTGACCGTTAGTAATACTATTGTTCATGACAATGGTATTAGTGGATTGATGACCTATGCTGAACTCCCCAACAGTCATGAAAACGTCAATGTTGATTATGTACAAGCTTACAACAACTTTGGCACACCCGGAACCTGGAACGGTAGTGGTAGCGGCATAGTTTTAGGAGCCGTCAACACCGGCAAAATTGAACATTCCATTGCTCATGATAATGGAAAATTGGATGATACAGGTGCCGGGCCAGTGGGAATATGGACTTATGATTCTAACAATATGCTCATTCAATACAATGAGTCTTATAATAACCGCACAGGTGGAACAAAGGATGGAGGGGGATTTGACTTTGACCAAAATGTCTCTAATTCCATCATGCAATATAACTACTCTCATGGGAATGATGGGGCTGGCTATTTACTCTGTCAAGGAGTCGATAATTATAGCTTTACAGGCAATACCGTCCGCTACAATATCAGCGAAAATGATGGACGTAAAAATAGTTATGGAGGCATCTACGTTTATGGCAGAATCGTTAATACAGAAGTTTACAATAATACAGTTTTTATCAGTCCTGCCACCACAGGAAACCCTAAAGCCCTAAAAATTGAAAACACTGCTGCTGCTACTTTGGATGTTAGTAGTTTGCATCTGCGTAATAATATTTTTCAGACCACTAATGGAGTACAATTAGTTGAAGTTACGGCTGGTCAACTTAATGGTTCAAAAGATTTGTTATTTCAAGGAAATGACTATTATTCCACAGGAGGAGCCTTTAAAATTACCTGGGGAAGTACCACTTATGATAGTTTAACGAACTGGCAAGCCGCCACCAATCAAGAAAAAGTATCCTCTCAAAATGTAGGATTAAGTGTTGCTCCAGGATTACTTAATGCTGGTGGAGGTACTACCATTAATAATACTTACAACTTGGCTTCATTAGATGCCTATAAATTAGGATCTACCTCTCCATTAATTAATGCTGGGTTAAATTTGAATAGTAATTTCGGTATTAATACTGGGCTTAATGATTTTTATAGCTCTGCATTACCTCAAGGTACAGGATACGATATTGGGGCGAATGAATGGAAATAA
- a CDS encoding glycosyltransferase gives MATAVLDLDLTNLPEKITQLDNYSRAFILIRFRQKPVGKITVPIYQGSLNIAEIRNQLLEAAGWPVWDQWLKDYLNWHETPHFTPPLATVAVCTRDRPEDIKRCLEALMNLPDDGQETIVIDNCPSTDITQKIVLENYPKVKYIREDRPGSSAARNRALKEAKHDIVAFTDDDATPDPNWLRSLVRNFDDPRVLCVTGQVMPLELENEAQEWFESYSPLGRGFKRLVFDGIEAHRYHVARIGVSANMALHKKLLETVGNFDEILGVGTPTRCGEDHDLFSRILAQGYKIVYDPTALSWHRHRRTWPEMSKTLYGYGTGVYAFWTRSLLVEGELGVLLLPMGWFLNQQLPNIIKSIFKAPNSTPLELLLAEVKGCLVGPWSYFVSRRQYKMKYQK, from the coding sequence ATGGCAACGGCTGTTCTCGATCTGGATCTAACCAATCTCCCAGAAAAAATTACACAACTAGATAATTACAGTAGAGCTTTTATTTTGATTCGGTTCAGACAAAAACCCGTCGGCAAAATTACTGTTCCTATTTATCAAGGTTCTTTAAACATAGCAGAAATTAGAAATCAACTGCTAGAAGCCGCCGGTTGGCCAGTATGGGATCAATGGCTTAAAGATTATTTAAATTGGCATGAAACCCCCCATTTCACCCCACCTTTAGCCACAGTAGCCGTTTGTACCCGTGATCGGCCCGAAGATATTAAACGCTGTCTAGAAGCTTTAATGAATCTGCCTGATGATGGACAAGAAACCATCGTGATTGATAATTGCCCATCTACAGATATAACCCAAAAAATTGTCCTTGAAAATTACCCTAAAGTAAAATACATTAGAGAAGATCGCCCCGGCTCAAGTGCGGCTCGCAATCGTGCCCTAAAAGAAGCTAAACACGACATTGTCGCTTTTACAGATGATGATGCCACCCCCGATCCCAATTGGTTGCGCTCACTGGTGCGTAACTTTGACGATCCTAGAGTGCTTTGTGTCACCGGGCAAGTCATGCCGCTAGAACTAGAAAATGAAGCTCAAGAATGGTTTGAAAGTTATAGCCCCTTGGGACGCGGCTTTAAACGTCTTGTTTTTGACGGCATTGAGGCTCATCGCTATCACGTGGCCCGCATAGGCGTTTCGGCCAATATGGCCTTACACAAAAAACTATTAGAAACAGTAGGAAACTTTGACGAAATATTAGGCGTAGGAACCCCTACTCGTTGTGGGGAAGATCATGATTTATTCTCTCGCATTCTAGCCCAAGGCTATAAAATTGTTTATGACCCAACAGCATTAAGCTGGCATCGTCATCGTCGAACTTGGCCAGAAATGAGTAAAACCCTTTATGGATACGGGACCGGAGTCTATGCCTTTTGGACTCGTAGCTTATTAGTAGAAGGAGAATTAGGCGTTTTACTTCTGCCTATGGGTTGGTTTCTTAATCAGCAACTCCCCAATATTATTAAATCAATTTTTAAAGCTCCCAATAGTACCCCTTTAGAGCTTCTTTTAGCAGAAGTTAAAGGGTGTTTAGTCGGGCCTTGGTCTTATTTTGTCTCCCGAAGACAATACAAAATGAAATATCAAAAGTAA
- a CDS encoding glycosyltransferase family 2 protein produces MISLIIPTHNRCLSLQRLLDALQKQTYPLDDLEVVVVADGCQDNTIEMLEKYEAPFKLVFLEQPGSGAAVARNKGAEKASGSLLIFLDDDIKPSEYFVEAHVRAHSQKPDQVVIGYLPPKLANQSSFFQIRLWAWWEEKFYIMGKAGHRYTYEDLLSGNFSLPASLFQQVGGFDSRFRCREDYELGARLLKAGADLIFVKAAMGDHCDEVTDLDRSLRRKRQEGKADILFGRCHPDLMYKLRVASFGESSPWLEKIVQKFIFQFSQWTDLLAFVLRALLNLLEMLKMRQTWEKLNNRLHGYWYLRGMIDELKTYKGLISYLQGGEIRPNSEGLEIEIDLKQGLEKAEQLIDEQRPVSLRIRYGEHPIGRIAPCSGAERLRSVHLRPLLMTDFAWQLLQAVNLETSSQDILLPFNTQKQLDLVNL; encoded by the coding sequence ATGATCAGTTTAATTATCCCCACTCATAACCGGTGTTTATCTTTACAGCGTCTTTTAGATGCACTGCAAAAACAAACTTACCCCCTAGATGACTTAGAAGTGGTGGTCGTTGCCGATGGATGTCAGGATAATACAATTGAAATGCTAGAAAAATATGAAGCACCTTTTAAATTGGTTTTTCTAGAACAACCCGGTTCAGGAGCCGCAGTTGCCCGTAATAAAGGAGCCGAAAAAGCAAGCGGTTCTCTCTTAATTTTTTTAGATGATGATATTAAGCCATCAGAATACTTTGTCGAAGCTCATGTCCGCGCTCATAGCCAAAAACCCGATCAAGTTGTCATTGGATATCTGCCCCCAAAACTAGCAAATCAATCGAGTTTTTTTCAGATTAGACTATGGGCATGGTGGGAAGAAAAATTTTATATCATGGGCAAAGCGGGCCACCGTTATACTTATGAAGATTTACTAAGTGGAAACTTTTCTTTACCCGCTAGTTTATTTCAACAAGTAGGAGGCTTTGACAGCCGCTTTCGTTGTCGAGAAGATTATGAATTAGGAGCCAGATTACTTAAAGCCGGAGCGGATTTGATTTTCGTTAAAGCCGCTATGGGCGATCACTGCGATGAAGTCACTGATTTAGACCGTTCCCTCAGACGAAAACGACAAGAAGGAAAAGCCGATATATTATTTGGTCGTTGTCACCCAGATTTAATGTATAAACTGCGAGTGGCTTCATTTGGGGAATCCTCACCTTGGTTAGAAAAGATTGTACAAAAGTTCATCTTTCAATTTTCTCAATGGACTGATCTATTAGCTTTTGTATTAAGAGCTTTATTAAATCTCCTAGAAATGCTGAAAATGCGGCAGACTTGGGAAAAACTCAATAATCGATTACATGGTTATTGGTATTTACGAGGAATGATCGACGAATTAAAAACCTATAAAGGCTTAATTAGTTATCTACAAGGCGGAGAAATTCGACCCAACTCAGAAGGATTAGAAATTGAAATTGACCTAAAACAAGGATTAGAAAAAGCCGAGCAACTAATAGATGAACAACGTCCCGTTAGTTTGCGAATTCGCTATGGAGAGCATCCCATCGGCCGGATTGCTCCTTGCTCTGGAGCAGAAAGACTAAGAAGCGTTCATCTTCGCCCTCTGTTGATGACTGACTTTGCTTGGCAATTACTACAAGCTGTCAATTTAGAAACATCAAGCCAAGACATTCTTCTGCCTTTTAATACTCAAAAACAGTTAGACTTAGTTAACCTTTAA
- a CDS encoding glycosyltransferase, translating to MATKVFDIDLSKKLEPVWCGEGFDSFWILVRYLHQPLGWVWYSLPDVNIPMVSAQQLEEAIIKNLGQQLLNRMMGQEISPLASQNPPLEPISIVVCTRDRTELLKQCLKALLNLDYPKYEIIIVDNAPSNDATAKLAQTLPVRYVCEPRPGLDWARNRGIQEAHYDIVAFTDDDAKVDGYWLRAIAQGFQQPEVMCVTGLVAPAELETDAQYLFEFDYGGMGHGFNRRIINKERITETNLLWASSFGVGVNMAFRREIFDKIGPFDPALDVGTPSRGCGDVEMFHRLVAKGYTIAYEPSMLVWHTHRRSRSALWRQLSDNGCSFGVYLLTCLNNKTVNSSSILRFFVYDWLGGWIISRLVRGYRKLPRYLIIPEILGMLQSPQAYRASQITAKNRAASYAN from the coding sequence ATGGCGACGAAAGTATTTGATATAGACTTATCGAAAAAACTAGAACCGGTTTGGTGCGGGGAAGGATTTGACAGCTTTTGGATTTTGGTTCGTTATCTTCATCAACCTTTAGGTTGGGTTTGGTATTCTCTGCCCGATGTTAATATCCCGATGGTTTCTGCCCAACAATTAGAAGAAGCCATTATAAAAAATTTAGGGCAACAATTACTTAATAGAATGATGGGACAAGAAATTAGTCCCCTGGCCTCCCAAAATCCCCCTCTAGAACCCATCAGTATAGTAGTTTGTACCCGTGATCGAACAGAGCTACTCAAACAATGTCTAAAAGCCCTTTTAAATCTAGATTATCCTAAGTATGAAATCATTATTGTAGATAATGCACCCAGTAATGATGCTACCGCCAAACTGGCTCAAACCTTGCCGGTTCGATATGTCTGTGAACCTAGACCCGGACTTGACTGGGCCCGTAACCGAGGCATTCAAGAAGCTCATTATGACATAGTCGCCTTCACTGATGATGATGCTAAAGTAGATGGATACTGGTTAAGAGCGATCGCTCAGGGATTTCAGCAGCCAGAAGTCATGTGCGTAACCGGTTTAGTAGCACCCGCAGAATTAGAAACCGATGCTCAATATTTGTTTGAGTTTGATTATGGGGGCATGGGTCATGGCTTTAATCGTCGTATCATTAACAAAGAGAGAATCACCGAAACGAATTTACTCTGGGCCAGTAGTTTTGGTGTTGGAGTGAATATGGCTTTTCGCCGAGAAATTTTCGATAAAATAGGCCCTTTCGATCCCGCATTGGATGTGGGAACCCCTAGCCGGGGCTGTGGCGATGTAGAAATGTTTCACCGTTTAGTGGCTAAAGGATATACGATAGCATACGAACCCTCGATGCTAGTGTGGCACACCCACAGGCGCAGCCGCTCAGCCCTATGGCGACAACTTAGCGATAATGGCTGTAGTTTCGGCGTTTATTTGCTCACTTGCCTAAACAATAAAACAGTTAATTCGTCTAGTATTTTGCGCTTCTTTGTTTATGATTGGTTAGGAGGTTGGATCATCAGCCGCCTAGTACGTGGTTATCGGAAACTACCCAGATATTTAATTATTCCCGAAATCTTAGGGATGTTACAAAGTCCTCAAGCTTATCGAGCCAGTCAAATAACAGCAAAAAACAGAGCCGCAAGCTATGCGAATTAA